A single Pagrus major chromosome 19, Pma_NU_1.0 DNA region contains:
- the LOC141014453 gene encoding sickle tail protein isoform X2, with amino-acid sequence MQPSDMDKKREAFLEHLKQKYPHHASAIMGHQERLREQSRSPKHGPSPQPGVGDQVDHLSLASLESLDTMSDVDTPTGFTRGTRVRASLPVVRSTNQTKDRSLGVLYLQYGDETKQIRMPNEVTSIDTVRALFVSAFSQQLTMKMLESPSVAVYVKDDMRNMYYELTDVRSITDHSCLKVYHKDPAQAFSHGPRPANGDARMHSEMVHAGRDGPHPMRQPPLHHPIQGALPPSPHSMPPSPSRIPFGPRQGSIPGSATIPRDRVSTANPQARSNSPCPSAILERRDVKPDEDMGSKSHTLTRGNEGLYADPYLLQEGRMTIATAHGPHPNPGLDGSDHGIGGFHRASIRSTSSYGSPTDTMDHPSLYRQKSRNSQLPTLGSKTPPPSPHRMAEVRMIDIHGGPPHGGPPHGGPPHGGPPHGGPPHGVPPHAVPMERGSPVRQSFRKEEVAGTKPRSNMGSPVVADLQGHLQGPIPPVNDHQTRERMKAMEHQIASLTGLVQHALLKGPNASGTKEPPSERPPKTSSPAHSAHSSGGSPVLAPKTNAATSDKGSVPLKINLLQFRKNVSDLRMQLHQMRQLQLQNQEALRVQLKRAEQEISVKLAEAMRGLEDPVQRQRALVEEDRHKYLGLEERVLTQLGDLEQFVVSLQKESAATHRVVTLKDVEEGAVTLRKVGESLAGLKGEFPALQTRMRAVLRVEVEAVKFLKEEPHKLDSMLKRVKSLTDTLSSLRRSASEGPQKGPSPSANVPVSNSPSAAAAAEPPAEAPPPSAQPGSTSAPLEPQSSTIKSEVMPSSPVVIHHVQSSPVHMQQSQQSAALTTQPSPPLTPSPSQVPSPNPSKSQGRESPKGAALDPPSPARHKKTHGNLVNNGNGTANQGLVIEELQNSQDKSKNRAMSIEAAEKEWEERRQNMGHYDGKEFEKILQEAQANMMKGIPSLDVEENAGLPPPPAAAGEQAEIQNPVESPTEEPQSELQSDKLAKKGPEKLPKPVLEKPAKPALERPSKTATKPDPIDIFTKQGAEKANKSPPPPPPRKTFPSSSSGMTTTRSGEVVYTSRKESVSTQEVEEDTPPPTPPQTKPTKVPPETKPKPATPPPVIASVPAEEEDEGDKIMAELQVFQKCTVKDVGVKNVVEPTPRIEPQIRELRPGPILPLKEKKQSSEPSREEKDPDTDENGNSTHRQSQGVIYYVTGQIPKEQPPPPGTEEIPEHQDQPSTQVSNVNVNDNSPSQQQQPQQQEPPLSPSQKSPPPISPKPVGLKGFKFPRKQVKRSESLKTSAEMEKGKILNKINTEKKSKVIKLHVSSSKNIIPESVVTTTTSTVREAPKSSGPPPKKVPIEAIDPPKVNCDEGNEEAGLSPDLPGEEAPPPPDNIAFMITNTKVQALSCGEYQELVNAKGGSVQTVTVGSAANRGNTTENPNMPQDNGFNKKPVIIIFDEPMDIRSAYKRLSTIFECEEELDRMLSEERIEEEDEESDTEKSAGQQGKAERTEVVDGKTVSSSQVNADHISLSSSSSSSISDSGSNLESNGDAKQDGKKKFKFKFPKKQLAALTQAIRTGSKSGKKTLQVVVYEDEEEGDGTIRQHKEAKRFEIARSKSSADTTRVTGSAGLKRQNSDSLVRTNEIRKNTYKTLDSLEQTIKQLETTISEMGPHSPLEPVGTEEPKTGNGKSPEGVGLKRSSSLPTSRGSGPKVPSKNSLQKKTKPQLLPRPVVAPTTTTTTTTTVPSAPSTVQQNASVASPTSRMPVPLSAKSRQSPGTTDKAGKQQKLQDAQRQFRQANGSAKRVGGDHKTTSPTIPISKIPAFYPSSTKGSSQSAQNSDATNPINPASSSSSSSSSSSSSVTKSSILSSHAPRSGSLPSSHIPSLSNGSLKLPTPSQHTGKALSFPSQTQNGRVHSSSSSSFSSSSSSSSPSPLSPTPLGPGGKSIRTIHTPSFTSYRSHNGSSGKSCIPTATAAKDTT; translated from the exons ATGCAGCCGTCCGATATGGACAAGAAGAGGGAGGCCTTCCTAGAGCATTTGAAGCAAAAATACCCCCATCATGCCTCAGCAATCATGGGCCACCAGGAGCGACTGCGAGAGCAG AGCAGAAGCCCAAAGCACGGCCCTAGTCCGCAACCCGGCGTCGGCGACCAGGTCGACCACCTATCTCTGGCCTCCCTGGAGTCACTGGACACCATGTCTGACGTGGACACGCCCACAGGATTCACCCGCGGCACCCGGGTCCGTGCTAGCCTGCCGGTGGTGCGATCTACCAACCAGACAAAGGACCGCTCACTAG gtgtTCTGTACCTGCAATACGGGGACGAGACCAAACAGATCCGCATGCCTAACGAGGTCACCAGCATCGACACTGTCAGGGCTCTGTTTGTTAGTGCCTTCTCGCAGCAGCTCACCATGAAGATGTTGGAGTCGCCCAGCGTCGCCGTCTACGTCAAAGACGACATGAGGAACATGTACTACGAGCTCACCGACGTCAG GAGCATCACGGATCACTCCTGCCTGAAGGTCTACCACAAAGATCCAGCACAAGCGTTCAGCCATGGGCCGAGACCTGCAAATGGTGATGCCAGG ATGCACAGCGAGATGGTGCATGCCGGCCGTGATGGCCCGCACCCTATGAGACAGCCCCCACTACACCACCCCATTCAGGGAGCACTACCCCCAAGTCCCCACTCCATGCCCCCATCCCCCTCCAGAATCCCATTTGGCCCACGACAGGGCTCTATACCTGGGAGCGCTACGATCCCAAGGGACCGAGTGTCTACCGCAAATCCTCAGGCTCGCTCCAACTCACCCTGTCCCAGCGCCATCCTGGAGAGACGGGATGTCAAGCCGGATGAGGACATGGGCAGTAAAAGCCACACTCTAACCAGGGGAAATGAGGGGTTGTATGCAGACCCATACTTGCTCCAAGAGGGAAGAATGACCATAGCCACTGCCCACGGACCACACCCCAACCCCGGGCTTGATGGTTCAGATCATGGCATTGGGGGATTTCACCGTGCCTCCATCCGCTCCACAAGCTCTTACGGCAGCCCCACAGACACTATGGATCACCCCTCGCTGTACAGGCAGAAGTCTAGAAACAGCCAGCTGCCTACTTTGGGCTCCAAgactcctcctccatcccctcaTCGGATGGCTGAGGTACGGATGATTGACATCCACGGCGGGCCTCCTCATGGCGGGCCTCCTCATGGCGGGCCTCCTCATGGCGGGCCTCCTCATGGCGGGCCTCCTCATGGCGTGCCACCTCATGCCGTCCCCATGGAGAGAGGCTCGCCTGTGCGCCAGTCCTTCAGGAAGGAGGAAGTGGCAGGGACCAAGCCCCGGAGCAACATGGGATCGCCTGTGGTTGCAGACCTCCAGGGTCACCTTCAGGGGCCCATCCCACCTGTCAATGACCATCAGACACG AGAGCGAATGAAGGCAATGGAGCACCAGATTGCCAGCTTGACTGGCCTTGTTCAGCATGCACTTTTAAAGGGGCCAAACGCTAGTGGCACCAAGGAGCCTCCAAG TGAGAGACCACCGAAGACCTCATCTCCTGCCCACAGCGCCCATAGCTCAG GTGGTTCCCCAGTTTTGGCTCCTAAGACCAATGCAGCCACATCAGACAAGGGCTCAGTTCCTCTCAAAATCAACCTCCTGCAGTTCAGGAAGAACGTTTCTGACCTCAGGATGCAACTCCATCAGATGAGACAGCTGCAG CTCCAGAACCAGGAAGCACTGCGAGTCCAGCTGAAGCGGGCAGAGCAGGAGATTAGTGTTAAACTCGCAGAAGCCATGCGAGGTCTCGAGGACCCTGTCCAGAGGCAGAGAGCTTTGGTAGAAGAGGACAGGCACAAGTACTTAGGTCTGGAGGAGCGTGTCCTCACACAACTCGG TGATCTGGAGCAGTTTGTAGTGTCTCTGCAGAAAGAGTCAGCGGCAACACACAGAGTTGTGACCCTGAAGGACGTGGAGGAGGGAGCAGTGACTCTGAGGAAGGTGGGGGAATCTCTGGCAGGGCTCAAAG gAGAGTTCCCGGCCCTCCAAACCAGAATGCGGGCTGTGCTCAGGGTGGAAGTGGAAGCTGTCAAGTTCTTGAAGGAGGAGCCTCATAAACTGGACAGCATGCTGAAGAGGGTCAAGAGCCTGACGGACACACTCAGCAGTCTGAGAAG atCTGCTTCAGAGGGCCCTCAGAAAGGACCCAGTCCTTCTGCTAATGTCCCAGTGAGCAACAGcccttcagcagcagcagcagcagaacccCCTGCAGAGGCTCCCCCACCATCAGCCCAGCCTGGCTCCACATCTGCCCCGCTGGAGCCTCAGAGCTCCACCATCAAATCAGAGGTGATGCCCTCCTCTCCGGTGGTCATCCATCATGTGCAGAGCTCCCCGGTCCACATGCAGCAGTCCCAGCAGTCTGCAGCCTTGACAACTCAGCCGAGTCCACCGCTCACCCCCAGCCCCTCTCAGGTCCCCAGTCCCAACCCGAGCAAGAGTCAAGGCCGGGAATCTCCCAAGGGGGCGGCCTTGGATCCACCGAGTCCCGCCCGTCATAAGAAGACACATGGGAACCTGGTGAATAATGGCAACGGCACTGCCAATCAGGGTCTTGTCATAGAGGAGCTCCAGAACAGTCAGGACAAGAGCAAAAACAGAGCAATGTCCATAGAG GCAGCAGAGAAGGAGTGGGAAGAGCGGAGGCAGAACATGGGTCATTATGATGGGAAAGAGTTTGAAAAGATCCTCCAGGAGGCCCAAGCCAACATGATGAAGGGCATTCCCAGTCTAGACGTTGAAGAGAACGCAGgactgcctcctcctcctgctgctgctggagaacaAGCAGAGATCCAGAACCCTGTAGAGTCACCAACAG AAGAGCCCCAGTCTGAGCTTCAGTCTGACAAATTAGCCAAGAAGGGTCCTGAGAAGCTCCCAAAGCCTGTTCTGGAGAAACCAGCCAAGCCTGCACTGGAGAGACCCTCCAAGACTGCCACCAAGCCGGACCCCATTGACATTTTTACCAAGCAGGGTGCTGAGAAGGCCAATAAgtccccaccaccacctcctccaagGAAGACCTTCCCCAGTTCAAGCTCAGGCATGACCACCACACGCTCTGGCGAGGTGGTTTACACCAGCAGGAAGGAGTCCGTCTCCACTCAG GAGGTTGAAGAGGACACTCCACCTCCCACTCCACCCCAAACCAAGCCCACCAAGGTTCCACCAGAGACCAAGCCGAAGCCAGCCACCCCTCCACCTGTCATTGCTTCTGTTCCcgcagaagaggaggatgaaggggaCAAGATCATGGCAGAGCTCCAG GTTTTCCAGAAGTGCACAGTTAAGGATGTAGGGGTGAAAAATGTGGTAGAACCCACCCCTCGAATTGAACCCCAAATCAGAGAGCTAAGACCAGGGCCCATATTGCccctgaaagagaaaaag CAGAGCTCAGAGCCCAGTCGAGAGGAAAAAGATCCAGACACAGATGAAAATGGCAATTCTACCCACCGACAGAGCCAAGGG gtCATATACTATGTGACTGGCCAGATTCCCAAAGAGCAACCGCCCCCGCCAGGAACGGAGGAAATCCCCGAACACCAAGATCAGCCTTCAACACAGGTGTCAAATGTCAATGTTAATGACAATTCTCCAAGCCAGCAACAGCAGCCGCAGCAACAGGAGCCACCTCTGTCTCCGTCGCAGAAATCACCTCCACCTATATCGCCTAAGCCTGTTGGACTTAAAGGATTCAAATTTCCAAGGAAGCAAGTTAAACGCTCCGAATCCTTGAAGACAAGTGCAGAAATGGAGAAGGGAAAAATCCTCAACAAAATtaacactgaaaagaaaagcaaagtcaTCAAGCTGCATGTTTCTTCAAGTAAAAATATAATACCTgagtctgtggttaccacaacGACCAGTACAGTAAGAGAGGCACCTAAAAGTTCTGGTCCTCCACCAAAAAAGGTTCCTATTGAGGCTATTGATCCACCTAAAGTTAACTGTGATGAGGGTAATGAGGAGGCTGGTCTTAGTCCTGACTTACCTGGAGAAGAGGCACCTCCACCCCCTGACAACATCGCATTTATGATCACTAACACCAAAGTTCAGGCCCTGTCCTGTGGTGAGTACCAAGAACTGGTCAATGCCAAGGGAGGAAGTGTCCAGACTGTCACTGTAGGTAGCGCTGCTAACCGAGGGAACACCACAGAGAATCCCAACATGCCACAGGATAATGGCTTCAACAAGAAGCCCGTCATCATCATTTTCGATGAGCCCATGGACATCCGTTCGGCTTACAAGCGCCTGTCTACCATCTTTGAATGTGAGGAGGAACTGGACAGGATGCTCTCGGAAGAGCGTattgaggaggaggatgaggagtcTGACACAGAGAAGAGTGCAGGGCAGCAGGGAAAAGCTGAAAGGACCGAAGTCGTTGATGGCAAAACGGTCAGCTCTTCACAAGTCAATGCAGACCATATTAGCTtatcatcctcatcttcatcctcaatCTCGGACAGTGGAAGCAATTTAGAGTCAAATGGTGACGCCAAGCAGGATGGTAAGAagaagttcaagttcaagttcccAAAGAAACAGCTGGCGGCACTTACCCAGGCAATCCGCACTGGTTCCAAGTCAGGCAAGAAGACTTTACAGGTGGTCGTGTatgaagacgaggaggagggcGACGGTACTATCAGACAGCACAAAGAGGCAAAGAGATTTGAGATCGCGCGCTCAAAGTCCTCTGCGGACACTACCAGGGTGACAGGCTCAGCCGGGCTGAAGAGACAGAACTCGGACTCCCTCGTCAGGACAAACGAGATCCGTAAGAACACCTACAAAACACTGGACAGCCTGGAGCAGACCATCAAGCAGCTGGAGACCACCATCAGCGAGATGGGACCACACTCCCCTCTGGAGCCAGTCGGCACGGAGGAACCTAAGACAGGGAATGGGAAAAGCCCAGAAGGAGTGGGGCTGAAGAGGTCTTCCTCTCTCCCTACATCCAGAGGGTCAGGCCCTAAGGTACCCAGCAAAAATTCATTGCAGAAGAAGACTAAACCTCAGCTCCTTCCTCGCCCTGTAGTCGCCcctactaccaccaccaccaccaccaccactgtcCCCAGTGCCCCCAGCACCGTACAACAG AACGCCAGTGTCGCTTCCCCTACTAGTCGGATGCCCGTCCCTTTGTCTGCGAAGTCCAGGCAGTCGCCGGGTACTACTGACAaagcaggaaaacaacaaaaactgcaGGACGCTCAGAGGCAGTTCCGACAG
- the LOC141014453 gene encoding sickle tail protein isoform X1, which translates to MQPSDMDKKREAFLEHLKQKYPHHASAIMGHQERLREQSRSPKHGPSPQPGVGDQVDHLSLASLESLDTMSDVDTPTGFTRGTRVRASLPVVRSTNQTKDRSLGVLYLQYGDETKQIRMPNEVTSIDTVRALFVSAFSQQLTMKMLESPSVAVYVKDDMRNMYYELTDVRSITDHSCLKVYHKDPAQAFSHGPRPANGDARMHSEMVHAGRDGPHPMRQPPLHHPIQGALPPSPHSMPPSPSRIPFGPRQGSIPGSATIPRDRVSTANPQARSNSPCPSAILERRDVKPDEDMGSKSHTLTRGNEGLYADPYLLQEGRMTIATAHGPHPNPGLDGSDHGIGGFHRASIRSTSSYGSPTDTMDHPSLYRQKSRNSQLPTLGSKTPPPSPHRMAEVRMIDIHGGPPHGGPPHGGPPHGGPPHGGPPHGVPPHAVPMERGSPVRQSFRKEEVAGTKPRSNMGSPVVADLQGHLQGPIPPVNDHQTRERMKAMEHQIASLTGLVQHALLKGPNASGTKEPPSERPPKTSSPAHSAHSSGGSPVLAPKTNAATSDKGSVPLKINLLQFRKNVSDLRMQLHQMRQLQLQNQEALRVQLKRAEQEISVKLAEAMRGLEDPVQRQRALVEEDRHKYLGLEERVLTQLGDLEQFVVSLQKESAATHRVVTLKDVEEGAVTLRKVGESLAGLKGEFPALQTRMRAVLRVEVEAVKFLKEEPHKLDSMLKRVKSLTDTLSSLRRSASEGPQKGPSPSANVPVSNSPSAAAAAEPPAEAPPPSAQPGSTSAPLEPQSSTIKSEVMPSSPVVIHHVQSSPVHMQQSQQSAALTTQPSPPLTPSPSQVPSPNPSKSQGRESPKGAALDPPSPARHKKTHGNLVNNGNGTANQGLVIEELQNSQDKSKNRAMSIEAAEKEWEERRQNMGHYDGKEFEKILQEAQANMMKGIPSLDVEENAGLPPPPAAAGEQAEIQNPVESPTEEPQSELQSDKLAKKGPEKLPKPVLEKPAKPALERPSKTATKPDPIDIFTKQGAEKANKSPPPPPPRKTFPSSSSGMTTTRSGEVVYTSRKESVSTQEVEEDTPPPTPPQTKPTKVPPETKPKPATPPPVIASVPAEEEDEGDKIMAELQVFQKCTVKDVGVKNVVEPTPRIEPQIRELRPGPILPLKEKKSSEPSREEKDPDTDENGNSTHRQSQGVIYYVTGQIPKEQPPPPGTEEIPEHQDQPSTQVSNVNVNDNSPSQQQQPQQQEPPLSPSQKSPPPISPKPVGLKGFKFPRKQVKRSESLKTSAEMEKGKILNKINTEKKSKVIKLHVSSSKNIIPESVVTTTTSTVREAPKSSGPPPKKVPIEAIDPPKVNCDEGNEEAGLSPDLPGEEAPPPPDNIAFMITNTKVQALSCGEYQELVNAKGGSVQTVTVGSAANRGNTTENPNMPQDNGFNKKPVIIIFDEPMDIRSAYKRLSTIFECEEELDRMLSEERIEEEDEESDTEKSAGQQGKAERTEVVDGKTVSSSQVNADHISLSSSSSSSISDSGSNLESNGDAKQDGKKKFKFKFPKKQLAALTQAIRTGSKSGKKTLQVVVYEDEEEGDGTIRQHKEAKRFEIARSKSSADTTRVTGSAGLKRQNSDSLVRTNEIRKNTYKTLDSLEQTIKQLETTISEMGPHSPLEPVGTEEPKTGNGKSPEGVGLKRSSSLPTSRGSGPKVPSKNSLQKKTKPQLLPRPVVAPTTTTTTTTTVPSAPSTVQQNASVASPTSRMPVPLSAKSRQSPGTTDKAGKQQKLQDAQRQFRQANGSAKRVGGDHKTTSPTIPISKIPAFYPSSTKGSSQSAQNSDATNPINPASSSSSSSSSSSSSVTKSSILSSHAPRSGSLPSSHIPSLSNGSLKLPTPSQHTGKALSFPSQTQNGRVHSSSSSSFSSSSSSSSPSPLSPTPLGPGGKSIRTIHTPSFTSYRSHNGSSGKSCIPTATAAKDTT; encoded by the exons ATGCAGCCGTCCGATATGGACAAGAAGAGGGAGGCCTTCCTAGAGCATTTGAAGCAAAAATACCCCCATCATGCCTCAGCAATCATGGGCCACCAGGAGCGACTGCGAGAGCAG AGCAGAAGCCCAAAGCACGGCCCTAGTCCGCAACCCGGCGTCGGCGACCAGGTCGACCACCTATCTCTGGCCTCCCTGGAGTCACTGGACACCATGTCTGACGTGGACACGCCCACAGGATTCACCCGCGGCACCCGGGTCCGTGCTAGCCTGCCGGTGGTGCGATCTACCAACCAGACAAAGGACCGCTCACTAG gtgtTCTGTACCTGCAATACGGGGACGAGACCAAACAGATCCGCATGCCTAACGAGGTCACCAGCATCGACACTGTCAGGGCTCTGTTTGTTAGTGCCTTCTCGCAGCAGCTCACCATGAAGATGTTGGAGTCGCCCAGCGTCGCCGTCTACGTCAAAGACGACATGAGGAACATGTACTACGAGCTCACCGACGTCAG GAGCATCACGGATCACTCCTGCCTGAAGGTCTACCACAAAGATCCAGCACAAGCGTTCAGCCATGGGCCGAGACCTGCAAATGGTGATGCCAGG ATGCACAGCGAGATGGTGCATGCCGGCCGTGATGGCCCGCACCCTATGAGACAGCCCCCACTACACCACCCCATTCAGGGAGCACTACCCCCAAGTCCCCACTCCATGCCCCCATCCCCCTCCAGAATCCCATTTGGCCCACGACAGGGCTCTATACCTGGGAGCGCTACGATCCCAAGGGACCGAGTGTCTACCGCAAATCCTCAGGCTCGCTCCAACTCACCCTGTCCCAGCGCCATCCTGGAGAGACGGGATGTCAAGCCGGATGAGGACATGGGCAGTAAAAGCCACACTCTAACCAGGGGAAATGAGGGGTTGTATGCAGACCCATACTTGCTCCAAGAGGGAAGAATGACCATAGCCACTGCCCACGGACCACACCCCAACCCCGGGCTTGATGGTTCAGATCATGGCATTGGGGGATTTCACCGTGCCTCCATCCGCTCCACAAGCTCTTACGGCAGCCCCACAGACACTATGGATCACCCCTCGCTGTACAGGCAGAAGTCTAGAAACAGCCAGCTGCCTACTTTGGGCTCCAAgactcctcctccatcccctcaTCGGATGGCTGAGGTACGGATGATTGACATCCACGGCGGGCCTCCTCATGGCGGGCCTCCTCATGGCGGGCCTCCTCATGGCGGGCCTCCTCATGGCGGGCCTCCTCATGGCGTGCCACCTCATGCCGTCCCCATGGAGAGAGGCTCGCCTGTGCGCCAGTCCTTCAGGAAGGAGGAAGTGGCAGGGACCAAGCCCCGGAGCAACATGGGATCGCCTGTGGTTGCAGACCTCCAGGGTCACCTTCAGGGGCCCATCCCACCTGTCAATGACCATCAGACACG AGAGCGAATGAAGGCAATGGAGCACCAGATTGCCAGCTTGACTGGCCTTGTTCAGCATGCACTTTTAAAGGGGCCAAACGCTAGTGGCACCAAGGAGCCTCCAAG TGAGAGACCACCGAAGACCTCATCTCCTGCCCACAGCGCCCATAGCTCAG GTGGTTCCCCAGTTTTGGCTCCTAAGACCAATGCAGCCACATCAGACAAGGGCTCAGTTCCTCTCAAAATCAACCTCCTGCAGTTCAGGAAGAACGTTTCTGACCTCAGGATGCAACTCCATCAGATGAGACAGCTGCAG CTCCAGAACCAGGAAGCACTGCGAGTCCAGCTGAAGCGGGCAGAGCAGGAGATTAGTGTTAAACTCGCAGAAGCCATGCGAGGTCTCGAGGACCCTGTCCAGAGGCAGAGAGCTTTGGTAGAAGAGGACAGGCACAAGTACTTAGGTCTGGAGGAGCGTGTCCTCACACAACTCGG TGATCTGGAGCAGTTTGTAGTGTCTCTGCAGAAAGAGTCAGCGGCAACACACAGAGTTGTGACCCTGAAGGACGTGGAGGAGGGAGCAGTGACTCTGAGGAAGGTGGGGGAATCTCTGGCAGGGCTCAAAG gAGAGTTCCCGGCCCTCCAAACCAGAATGCGGGCTGTGCTCAGGGTGGAAGTGGAAGCTGTCAAGTTCTTGAAGGAGGAGCCTCATAAACTGGACAGCATGCTGAAGAGGGTCAAGAGCCTGACGGACACACTCAGCAGTCTGAGAAG atCTGCTTCAGAGGGCCCTCAGAAAGGACCCAGTCCTTCTGCTAATGTCCCAGTGAGCAACAGcccttcagcagcagcagcagcagaacccCCTGCAGAGGCTCCCCCACCATCAGCCCAGCCTGGCTCCACATCTGCCCCGCTGGAGCCTCAGAGCTCCACCATCAAATCAGAGGTGATGCCCTCCTCTCCGGTGGTCATCCATCATGTGCAGAGCTCCCCGGTCCACATGCAGCAGTCCCAGCAGTCTGCAGCCTTGACAACTCAGCCGAGTCCACCGCTCACCCCCAGCCCCTCTCAGGTCCCCAGTCCCAACCCGAGCAAGAGTCAAGGCCGGGAATCTCCCAAGGGGGCGGCCTTGGATCCACCGAGTCCCGCCCGTCATAAGAAGACACATGGGAACCTGGTGAATAATGGCAACGGCACTGCCAATCAGGGTCTTGTCATAGAGGAGCTCCAGAACAGTCAGGACAAGAGCAAAAACAGAGCAATGTCCATAGAG GCAGCAGAGAAGGAGTGGGAAGAGCGGAGGCAGAACATGGGTCATTATGATGGGAAAGAGTTTGAAAAGATCCTCCAGGAGGCCCAAGCCAACATGATGAAGGGCATTCCCAGTCTAGACGTTGAAGAGAACGCAGgactgcctcctcctcctgctgctgctggagaacaAGCAGAGATCCAGAACCCTGTAGAGTCACCAACAG AAGAGCCCCAGTCTGAGCTTCAGTCTGACAAATTAGCCAAGAAGGGTCCTGAGAAGCTCCCAAAGCCTGTTCTGGAGAAACCAGCCAAGCCTGCACTGGAGAGACCCTCCAAGACTGCCACCAAGCCGGACCCCATTGACATTTTTACCAAGCAGGGTGCTGAGAAGGCCAATAAgtccccaccaccacctcctccaagGAAGACCTTCCCCAGTTCAAGCTCAGGCATGACCACCACACGCTCTGGCGAGGTGGTTTACACCAGCAGGAAGGAGTCCGTCTCCACTCAG GAGGTTGAAGAGGACACTCCACCTCCCACTCCACCCCAAACCAAGCCCACCAAGGTTCCACCAGAGACCAAGCCGAAGCCAGCCACCCCTCCACCTGTCATTGCTTCTGTTCCcgcagaagaggaggatgaaggggaCAAGATCATGGCAGAGCTCCAG GTTTTCCAGAAGTGCACAGTTAAGGATGTAGGGGTGAAAAATGTGGTAGAACCCACCCCTCGAATTGAACCCCAAATCAGAGAGCTAAGACCAGGGCCCATATTGCccctgaaagagaaaaag AGCTCAGAGCCCAGTCGAGAGGAAAAAGATCCAGACACAGATGAAAATGGCAATTCTACCCACCGACAGAGCCAAGGG gtCATATACTATGTGACTGGCCAGATTCCCAAAGAGCAACCGCCCCCGCCAGGAACGGAGGAAATCCCCGAACACCAAGATCAGCCTTCAACACAGGTGTCAAATGTCAATGTTAATGACAATTCTCCAAGCCAGCAACAGCAGCCGCAGCAACAGGAGCCACCTCTGTCTCCGTCGCAGAAATCACCTCCACCTATATCGCCTAAGCCTGTTGGACTTAAAGGATTCAAATTTCCAAGGAAGCAAGTTAAACGCTCCGAATCCTTGAAGACAAGTGCAGAAATGGAGAAGGGAAAAATCCTCAACAAAATtaacactgaaaagaaaagcaaagtcaTCAAGCTGCATGTTTCTTCAAGTAAAAATATAATACCTgagtctgtggttaccacaacGACCAGTACAGTAAGAGAGGCACCTAAAAGTTCTGGTCCTCCACCAAAAAAGGTTCCTATTGAGGCTATTGATCCACCTAAAGTTAACTGTGATGAGGGTAATGAGGAGGCTGGTCTTAGTCCTGACTTACCTGGAGAAGAGGCACCTCCACCCCCTGACAACATCGCATTTATGATCACTAACACCAAAGTTCAGGCCCTGTCCTGTGGTGAGTACCAAGAACTGGTCAATGCCAAGGGAGGAAGTGTCCAGACTGTCACTGTAGGTAGCGCTGCTAACCGAGGGAACACCACAGAGAATCCCAACATGCCACAGGATAATGGCTTCAACAAGAAGCCCGTCATCATCATTTTCGATGAGCCCATGGACATCCGTTCGGCTTACAAGCGCCTGTCTACCATCTTTGAATGTGAGGAGGAACTGGACAGGATGCTCTCGGAAGAGCGTattgaggaggaggatgaggagtcTGACACAGAGAAGAGTGCAGGGCAGCAGGGAAAAGCTGAAAGGACCGAAGTCGTTGATGGCAAAACGGTCAGCTCTTCACAAGTCAATGCAGACCATATTAGCTtatcatcctcatcttcatcctcaatCTCGGACAGTGGAAGCAATTTAGAGTCAAATGGTGACGCCAAGCAGGATGGTAAGAagaagttcaagttcaagttcccAAAGAAACAGCTGGCGGCACTTACCCAGGCAATCCGCACTGGTTCCAAGTCAGGCAAGAAGACTTTACAGGTGGTCGTGTatgaagacgaggaggagggcGACGGTACTATCAGACAGCACAAAGAGGCAAAGAGATTTGAGATCGCGCGCTCAAAGTCCTCTGCGGACACTACCAGGGTGACAGGCTCAGCCGGGCTGAAGAGACAGAACTCGGACTCCCTCGTCAGGACAAACGAGATCCGTAAGAACACCTACAAAACACTGGACAGCCTGGAGCAGACCATCAAGCAGCTGGAGACCACCATCAGCGAGATGGGACCACACTCCCCTCTGGAGCCAGTCGGCACGGAGGAACCTAAGACAGGGAATGGGAAAAGCCCAGAAGGAGTGGGGCTGAAGAGGTCTTCCTCTCTCCCTACATCCAGAGGGTCAGGCCCTAAGGTACCCAGCAAAAATTCATTGCAGAAGAAGACTAAACCTCAGCTCCTTCCTCGCCCTGTAGTCGCCcctactaccaccaccaccaccaccaccactgtcCCCAGTGCCCCCAGCACCGTACAACAG AACGCCAGTGTCGCTTCCCCTACTAGTCGGATGCCCGTCCCTTTGTCTGCGAAGTCCAGGCAGTCGCCGGGTACTACTGACAaagcaggaaaacaacaaaaactgcaGGACGCTCAGAGGCAGTTCCGACAG